A DNA window from Pseudomonas resinovorans NBRC 106553 contains the following coding sequences:
- the ihfB gene encoding integration host factor subunit beta, protein MTKSELIERIVTHQGQLSSKDVELAIKTMLEQMSQALATGDRIEIRGFGSFSLHFRAPRVGRNPKTGESVRLDGKFVPHFKPGKELRDRVNEIE, encoded by the coding sequence ATGACCAAGTCGGAGTTGATCGAACGAATTGTTACTCATCAGGGCCAGCTGTCGTCTAAGGACGTAGAGCTTGCCATCAAGACGATGCTTGAGCAGATGTCCCAGGCGCTGGCGACAGGCGATCGTATCGAGATTCGTGGCTTTGGCAGCTTCTCGCTGCATTTCCGTGCGCCACGCGTAGGGCGTAATCCAAAGACAGGGGAGTCGGTGAGGTTGGACGGTAAATTCGTGCCGCATTTCAAACCGGGCAAGGAGCTCCGAGATAGAGTGAACGAAATTGAATAA
- a CDS encoding LPS O-antigen chain length determinant protein WzzB, protein MIDRDQNADPTSGEAIDIFKMVSDLWEQRWLVLSVVLICVAVAGAYLIYVEPIYEAKVSVQAPKISQVTGFNTGRDKGDGLAPFSPNDVYAVFKQRLISDESLGKFFKEYYFPAFHDSSVSEQSALYRRLINSFRIETRDKARPDRYTLTFLHTDPQQAAKWLMQYIQMVSNDASQDMLNNARSQLSMKADSVLHRIQIVKDAAKVRREDRIIRLKEALAIADEIGMDNPPVVTAQLQRQLSAVMEGELMYMRGSKALKAELNLLENRKSDDPFIPGLRDLEERYSRYTGVSVDMGAIAVSNLDGEIEASEQPVKPQVLPIMLLSIIAGFTVSICAVLASSALSRKRRN, encoded by the coding sequence GTGATTGATCGTGATCAGAACGCAGACCCTACCAGTGGCGAAGCCATTGATATTTTTAAGATGGTTTCCGATCTGTGGGAGCAGCGCTGGTTAGTTCTTTCTGTAGTGCTGATCTGTGTGGCAGTTGCAGGTGCATATCTAATATATGTTGAGCCGATTTATGAGGCAAAAGTATCCGTACAGGCACCTAAAATTAGCCAAGTAACAGGATTCAATACTGGGCGGGATAAGGGGGACGGTTTGGCACCCTTTAGCCCGAACGATGTATATGCCGTTTTCAAGCAGCGACTTATATCTGATGAGAGTCTAGGTAAATTTTTTAAAGAGTACTATTTCCCAGCCTTTCATGATTCATCTGTGTCTGAACAAAGTGCCTTATATCGAAGGCTCATAAATAGTTTTAGGATAGAGACTAGAGACAAGGCGCGACCTGATCGATACACGCTAACGTTTCTGCATACGGATCCTCAGCAAGCAGCAAAATGGCTTATGCAGTATATTCAGATGGTATCGAACGATGCGAGTCAGGATATGCTGAACAACGCCCGAAGCCAGTTGTCGATGAAGGCTGATTCGGTTCTTCATCGAATTCAAATTGTGAAAGATGCGGCTAAGGTTCGTCGGGAAGATCGGATTATAAGACTCAAAGAAGCATTGGCGATTGCGGATGAGATAGGAATGGATAACCCGCCTGTTGTTACCGCTCAGTTGCAGAGGCAATTATCTGCCGTGATGGAGGGGGAGCTAATGTACATGCGAGGATCTAAAGCCCTCAAAGCAGAGCTGAATCTACTGGAAAACCGCAAGTCGGATGACCCTTTCATTCCTGGGTTGCGAGACCTAGAAGAGCGTTATTCTCGGTATACTGGCGTTAGCGTAGATATGGGCGCTATTGCTGTATCTAATTTAGATGGTGAAATTGAGGCTTCTGAACAACCAGTCAAACCTCAGGTCTTGCCCATTATGCTTCTTAGTATTATCGCAGGATTTACGGTTAGCATCTGTGCTGTGTTAGCTAGCTCTGCGCTCTCTCGAAAGCGCAGAAACTAG
- a CDS encoding nucleotide sugar dehydrogenase has translation MNCKQDVIGRLKNKQSVIGIVGLGYVGLPLMLRYNSIGFRVLGIDIDARKVSQLNSGKSYIEHISSERIEKARGTGFEATVDFSRAAECDALILCVPTPLNKYREPDISYVISTTDALKPYLRAGQVVSLESTTYPGTTEEELLPRVQENGLKVGKDIFLIYSPEREDPGNPNFETRTIPKVVGGHTNECLEVGVALYEQAIDRIVEVSSTKAAEMTKLLENIHRAVNIGLVNEMKVVADKMGIDIFEVVDAAATKPFGFTPYYPGPGLGGHCIPIDPFYLTWKAREYGVNTKFIELAGEVNRNMPEWVVGKTIDALNSHGKSLKGSRVLVLGVAYKKNIDDMRESPAVEIMAMLGNKGARVDYSDPHVSDFVDHHGHKTGLTSVALNDDTIREYDVLVLTTDHDLFDYRLIEKSARLIVDTRGKFRESRGNIVKA, from the coding sequence TTGAACTGCAAGCAGGATGTGATTGGTAGGCTGAAAAATAAGCAGTCAGTTATTGGTATAGTTGGGCTCGGATATGTCGGGCTCCCGTTGATGTTGCGATATAATTCTATTGGTTTCCGTGTTTTGGGTATTGATATTGATGCCAGGAAAGTATCTCAGTTGAATTCGGGGAAGAGTTATATTGAGCATATCTCATCGGAAAGAATAGAAAAAGCGCGAGGAACTGGTTTTGAGGCGACAGTTGATTTCTCTAGAGCTGCCGAATGTGATGCGCTGATACTTTGTGTTCCAACTCCTCTAAATAAGTACAGAGAGCCTGATATCAGCTACGTGATTAGCACGACTGACGCGCTTAAACCATACTTGCGAGCAGGGCAAGTGGTATCTCTAGAAAGTACAACCTATCCTGGGACGACCGAAGAGGAACTGCTCCCTAGAGTTCAGGAAAATGGACTTAAAGTCGGAAAGGATATTTTCTTGATTTACTCGCCTGAGCGAGAGGACCCCGGTAATCCAAACTTTGAAACCAGAACGATTCCAAAGGTAGTTGGTGGACACACTAACGAATGCTTAGAGGTTGGTGTTGCTCTCTATGAACAGGCGATAGACCGTATCGTTGAGGTGAGTTCTACCAAAGCAGCTGAGATGACAAAGTTGCTGGAGAATATCCACCGAGCTGTAAATATTGGGCTGGTTAATGAAATGAAGGTAGTTGCCGATAAAATGGGCATAGATATCTTCGAAGTAGTCGACGCTGCGGCCACCAAGCCATTCGGCTTTACTCCTTATTACCCGGGACCCGGATTGGGTGGGCATTGCATTCCCATTGATCCCTTCTATTTGACTTGGAAGGCGAGGGAGTATGGCGTCAATACAAAATTTATTGAGCTGGCTGGGGAAGTAAACCGGAATATGCCCGAGTGGGTGGTTGGTAAAACCATAGATGCACTAAATTCTCATGGGAAATCACTGAAGGGTAGTCGTGTTCTTGTGCTTGGTGTCGCGTATAAAAAGAACATCGATGATATGCGTGAGTCACCGGCGGTAGAAATTATGGCTATGCTGGGGAATAAAGGTGCGAGAGTGGACTATAGTGATCCACATGTATCTGATTTTGTTGATCATCATGGTCATAAAACTGGCTTGACTAGTGTTGCTTTGAATGATGACACCATAAGAGAGTATGACGTACTGGTTCTGACTACGGACCATGACCTTTTTGATTATCGATTGATTGAAAAGTCCGCAAGACTGATTGTTGACACGCGAGGAAAGTTCAGAGAAAGCCGAGGAAACATCGTCAAGGCTTAA
- a CDS encoding flippase, producing MTREESSEKAEETSSRLKMKGKKYLKLVLMAFGRQGMSAILNFFSILIIARYLGPEGNGAFSLAMTAALTFGLMINLGLGQANAYFIGRGETTASSVVSTSVTMMLLYLCIFLGGLAVSRQFLTVTDDDWTYLYGVVFFGTFIACNSWLLGALQGLLRFEYYNFSMILPSAFFLAITISLVMFGVRDHRMYFLGWGLGNISSFFFMAFHFRDELSRGSISKDKFLRSISYGWKVHVANLCSFLVYRVDIYILGIFWGASTVGIYSVAQQVVERFWMISQAISTVMFPSLASMKSKNDSDGVDLIVKKSLKWVFISSFLGLLILFVVVDWAIVLVFGDRYAEASTLIKILLPGMVLFNVSRVLASATGAAGRVGVMVVVSLTCLLFSATLNYYLIPLYGAVGAASATSISYGVAFFLGWFVYKRF from the coding sequence TTGACACGCGAGGAAAGTTCAGAGAAAGCCGAGGAAACATCGTCAAGGCTTAAGATGAAGGGGAAAAAATATTTAAAATTAGTTCTAATGGCATTTGGCAGGCAGGGAATGTCTGCCATTTTAAATTTTTTTAGCATACTTATTATTGCTCGTTATCTCGGGCCAGAAGGGAATGGGGCCTTTTCTCTCGCGATGACTGCTGCGTTAACATTTGGCCTAATGATAAATCTTGGGCTTGGGCAAGCAAACGCCTATTTTATTGGTCGTGGTGAAACAACTGCGTCATCAGTGGTTTCAACATCTGTAACCATGATGCTCCTCTACTTATGCATATTTTTGGGTGGGCTGGCTGTCTCCAGACAGTTTCTGACAGTCACTGATGACGACTGGACCTATCTATATGGTGTTGTTTTTTTTGGAACTTTTATTGCTTGTAATAGTTGGTTATTAGGGGCTTTGCAAGGCCTTCTGAGATTCGAATATTACAATTTTTCAATGATTCTTCCTTCTGCCTTTTTTCTAGCAATAACCATTTCTTTAGTCATGTTTGGTGTTCGTGATCATCGCATGTATTTTTTGGGTTGGGGGCTAGGAAATATAAGTTCATTTTTCTTTATGGCTTTCCATTTTAGGGATGAGCTTTCTCGTGGCTCCATTTCAAAGGACAAATTTTTGCGGTCCATTTCTTATGGTTGGAAGGTGCACGTCGCGAATCTTTGTTCTTTCCTAGTGTATAGAGTGGATATCTATATCTTGGGTATCTTTTGGGGGGCTTCAACTGTTGGTATTTACTCAGTGGCTCAACAAGTAGTAGAGAGATTTTGGATGATATCCCAAGCCATTTCTACGGTGATGTTCCCGAGCCTCGCATCAATGAAGTCAAAAAATGATAGCGACGGGGTAGATCTCATCGTCAAGAAGTCATTGAAATGGGTTTTTATTTCATCATTTTTGGGGCTGTTGATTCTATTCGTTGTCGTCGACTGGGCAATCGTTTTGGTATTTGGTGACAGATATGCTGAGGCGTCAACTCTTATAAAAATTCTGCTCCCAGGGATGGTGCTATTCAATGTTTCCAGAGTCCTTGCGAGTGCTACAGGGGCCGCTGGTCGTGTGGGTGTCATGGTTGTAGTGTCTTTAACCTGCCTTCTATTTAGCGCTACACTGAATTATTACTTAATCCCATTATATGGTGCAGTGGGTGCAGCTTCCGCGACCTCGATATCTTATGGGGTCGCGTTCTTTCTTGGTTGGTTTGTATATAAAAGATTTTAA
- a CDS encoding O-antigen polymerase, which produces MNSKLLPSTVLAVFISLVILLIYCLSSIYVDENSGVAYFFVFLSVLVVSILIVVRGGLSVFEPITWFYLMSSLFYVFAGIICFYGFDFLYHDNFSNRPDRYSLLFDAIFVFTIGVIGYWVGDYFAGLYRYAEAKGEVTCVFSNRSLLFLGGVSIAVGIFNYILNAYMYGGGDLLLLLKDFGARDHRAEDVSFYSTFGYNFIVVGLFFLMLRRVAYFGSIGVLYKIIFVLGLCILLSTGRIWYSISLFFVFLALAHFSGLTVSYKRLAKYSVLFLLFIISVYFLRYYSNLLYIGKEGSFDAEIGNDFLTGFLVFIFGRSNVPSVPILMEVVHYYSETQDFYLGKTFFYWLSYFVPGYDVIFLGHEIKENFYPGRPGGFPPTFFGELFANGGIPFVVVFSIVAGFIFRTFYLYARGRGSFLVYFVYSSILFRFIFMLPKLELSAFGSAVWLFLPTFVVCSLIYLVYRVGRPGMAKK; this is translated from the coding sequence ATGAACAGTAAATTACTTCCTTCCACCGTGCTTGCGGTGTTTATTAGTTTGGTTATCCTGCTAATTTATTGCCTCTCCAGTATTTATGTTGATGAAAATTCCGGGGTTGCATATTTTTTTGTTTTTTTATCTGTTCTTGTTGTCTCTATTTTGATCGTCGTTAGAGGCGGACTTTCTGTCTTCGAACCAATAACATGGTTCTATTTGATGTCGTCTCTATTCTATGTTTTTGCAGGTATTATTTGTTTTTATGGGTTTGATTTTTTATATCACGATAATTTTTCCAATCGTCCTGATAGGTACTCGCTTCTATTCGATGCGATATTTGTTTTCACTATAGGAGTTATAGGCTATTGGGTCGGTGATTATTTCGCTGGCCTCTATAGATATGCAGAGGCGAAGGGTGAGGTGACGTGTGTCTTTTCAAATAGATCACTACTGTTCTTAGGAGGAGTAAGTATCGCTGTTGGGATATTTAATTATATTTTGAATGCTTATATGTATGGCGGTGGGGACCTTCTGTTGTTGTTGAAAGATTTTGGCGCACGAGATCATCGCGCTGAAGATGTTTCTTTCTATTCTACCTTTGGATACAACTTTATAGTGGTTGGACTCTTCTTTCTAATGCTAAGGAGGGTGGCTTACTTTGGGAGCATTGGAGTTTTATACAAAATAATATTCGTATTGGGTCTTTGCATCCTCTTGTCCACTGGTCGCATCTGGTACAGCATTTCTCTATTTTTTGTATTCTTGGCTCTGGCGCACTTTTCCGGACTAACAGTTAGCTACAAAAGGTTGGCAAAATACTCTGTCCTATTTCTTCTGTTTATTATTTCTGTATATTTTTTGAGATATTATAGTAATTTACTATATATCGGGAAGGAAGGTAGTTTTGATGCAGAGATTGGGAATGATTTTCTGACGGGGTTTTTGGTTTTTATTTTTGGAAGAAGTAATGTTCCATCAGTTCCAATCCTGATGGAGGTTGTTCATTACTATTCTGAGACTCAAGATTTTTACTTGGGGAAGACGTTCTTTTATTGGCTTAGTTATTTCGTTCCAGGATATGACGTCATTTTCCTCGGGCATGAGATAAAGGAGAATTTTTATCCAGGTCGACCGGGTGGATTTCCACCTACTTTTTTTGGAGAGCTTTTTGCAAATGGAGGGATTCCTTTTGTAGTCGTGTTTTCGATAGTTGCGGGTTTCATTTTTAGAACCTTCTATCTATATGCTAGAGGGCGTGGAAGCTTCCTAGTGTATTTCGTTTATTCGTCGATATTGTTTAGATTCATTTTCATGCTGCCTAAATTGGAGCTTTCGGCTTTCGGTAGTGCGGTCTGGTTGTTTTTGCCTACGTTTGTAGTCTGTTCTTTAATATATCTTGTTTATAGAGTTGGCAGGCCTGGGATGGCAAAAAAATGA
- a CDS encoding glycosyltransferase family 4 protein, with product MNFLHICNNFISSKVHCNLILALGGDVITQKIYVPIRRRTDRGVNSISGSGVSVVYDYCIFPVLKYFPLMKALWVAVRFISAFSKNKENYVVAHSLWSDGLPAFLYSCIRRRKYCLFVRGTDINFFIPKLPHYRPLMWLMLRYSDLVVFLSPAQEDVFKVKYPCLYRVISRRIILPNGVDRFWLDNIYAGSTPRKGLIFVGRLDRNKNIDVVVDVHERLSHKGVSSNLRIVGGDSEDVERLIGAGGIPPGVDVVGKVADKNLLLDLYRKSSVLIVPSKSETFGLVYIEALTQGCAVVHTKGQGIDGYFDGCDFVRSAHCRDIDQLSICSIELIEKYPEGVMSGELREKLQEFSWDRIAKRFYTSISKEG from the coding sequence ATGAATTTTCTACATATATGCAATAATTTTATTTCAAGCAAGGTTCATTGCAATCTTATACTTGCGTTGGGTGGCGATGTTATTACGCAAAAGATCTATGTTCCTATTCGTCGAAGGACGGATCGAGGTGTGAATTCTATATCTGGATCTGGCGTATCTGTTGTTTACGACTACTGCATATTTCCAGTGCTTAAGTATTTTCCTCTAATGAAGGCTCTTTGGGTTGCAGTTCGCTTCATTTCGGCTTTCTCAAAAAATAAAGAGAACTATGTTGTTGCGCATAGCCTATGGTCAGACGGTCTGCCTGCATTTCTTTATAGTTGCATACGGAGGCGGAAGTACTGTTTGTTTGTGCGGGGGACGGATATAAATTTCTTTATCCCTAAGCTACCACATTATAGGCCTTTGATGTGGTTAATGCTTCGGTATTCTGATCTTGTTGTGTTTTTGAGTCCTGCTCAAGAGGATGTTTTCAAAGTTAAATATCCATGCCTTTATCGAGTTATAAGTAGGCGAATTATATTGCCAAATGGCGTAGATAGGTTTTGGTTGGATAATATATATGCCGGATCAACCCCAAGGAAAGGTCTTATTTTTGTTGGGCGTTTGGATAGAAATAAGAATATAGATGTGGTCGTGGATGTTCATGAACGGTTGTCTCATAAGGGGGTGTCGAGCAATCTGAGAATTGTTGGGGGAGATAGTGAAGATGTTGAGAGATTGATCGGTGCCGGCGGGATTCCTCCTGGAGTAGATGTGGTTGGTAAAGTAGCAGATAAGAATCTGCTTCTGGATTTGTATAGGAAGTCGTCCGTTCTGATTGTTCCGTCGAAGAGTGAAACTTTTGGTCTTGTTTATATTGAGGCCCTGACCCAGGGGTGCGCGGTTGTTCACACTAAGGGGCAGGGGATAGATGGATATTTTGATGGTTGTGATTTCGTTAGGTCGGCGCATTGCCGGGATATAGATCAGCTATCTATTTGTTCTATTGAGCTAATTGAAAAATATCCAGAAGGGGTGATGTCAGGAGAGTTGAGGGAGAAACTGCAGGAGTTTAGTTGGGATAGAATAGCTAAAAGATTTTATACTTCTATTTCGAAAGAGGGATGA
- a CDS encoding glycosyltransferase family 4 protein → MRIVYIHQYFKTPKDAGGTRSYEMARRLVAAGHEVNMISSRPKEELVDGGVDEVSGIKVHWIGVDYNNKMGFISRVKSFFLFAILSSLKAIRLRADVVFATSTPLTVAVPGVIASFFKRVPLVFEVRDQWPRIPIAMGVLRNPILIFLANILERFTYWYSSHIVALSPGMADGIASRGVSRRKITVIPNGCDLELFSNESIRGGEFRKKNPHIPDGPIVLYPGTIGKVNGVGYLAELAAATIRIEKNINFVVVGDGIELDEVVELSNTLGVNGVNFFVLPPLPKDELVYALRDSSIIVSLIIDVPELEDNSANKFFDALAASRPIAINYGGWQKEIIKRERVGLVISRDVEQAAREVVEFLSDDRLVKASGERAKSLAESMYNRDVLAMNLEKIFVETAV, encoded by the coding sequence GTGAGAATTGTTTATATCCATCAATATTTCAAAACCCCAAAGGATGCCGGGGGGACTCGATCCTATGAAATGGCTAGAAGGTTGGTTGCAGCAGGTCATGAAGTAAATATGATTAGCTCGCGTCCAAAGGAAGAGTTGGTTGATGGAGGCGTGGATGAAGTTTCAGGGATAAAGGTGCATTGGATTGGCGTTGACTATAATAACAAGATGGGATTTATTTCTCGTGTGAAGTCATTTTTTTTGTTTGCGATTCTTTCCTCGTTAAAGGCTATAAGATTGAGGGCGGACGTAGTCTTTGCAACCAGCACTCCATTGACTGTGGCTGTCCCTGGGGTTATTGCTTCATTCTTCAAGCGTGTTCCATTGGTTTTTGAAGTTCGTGACCAATGGCCAAGAATTCCTATCGCGATGGGGGTTTTGAGAAATCCCATATTGATTTTTTTGGCAAATATTTTAGAGCGTTTTACCTATTGGTATTCATCTCATATAGTTGCGTTGTCTCCAGGCATGGCTGATGGCATAGCTTCTCGTGGTGTCTCAAGGAGAAAAATAACGGTAATTCCAAATGGCTGTGATTTGGAGTTGTTTTCTAATGAGAGTATCAGGGGGGGTGAGTTTAGAAAAAAGAATCCTCATATTCCGGATGGTCCTATAGTTCTATATCCCGGGACCATTGGGAAGGTTAACGGCGTCGGTTATCTTGCGGAGCTTGCTGCCGCGACTATAAGAATAGAAAAAAATATTAATTTTGTTGTTGTTGGTGACGGTATCGAACTCGATGAAGTGGTAGAGCTCTCGAATACTTTAGGGGTCAATGGTGTTAATTTCTTTGTCCTGCCGCCACTTCCAAAGGATGAGTTGGTCTATGCGCTGCGGGACTCTTCGATAATTGTTTCGTTGATTATTGATGTTCCTGAGTTGGAAGATAATTCTGCCAATAAATTTTTTGATGCTCTCGCAGCTTCTCGGCCAATCGCAATCAATTATGGTGGGTGGCAGAAGGAAATAATTAAAAGGGAAAGAGTGGGTTTGGTAATCTCTAGAGATGTGGAGCAGGCCGCACGTGAAGTGGTTGAGTTTTTGTCTGACGATCGGCTTGTTAAAGCTAGTGGTGAGCGGGCAAAATCTTTAGCTGAGTCCATGTACAATAGAGACGTACTGGCCATGAATTTAGAGAAGATATTCGTGGAAACGGCTGTATGA
- a CDS encoding sugar transferase — MNISRSFKRFFDFLVALVLLVFLFPLLLFIAMWVKLDVGKVFFRQIRPGLNGIPFEMVKFQTMVDSHDSSGRSLPDSERLTKLGIFLRSTSLDELPELWNVLRGHMSLVGPRPLLMEYLTLYDKKQFRRHEVRPGITGWAQVNGRNALSWDERFELDVWYVENQSFKLDMKILLLTVRKVIAREGITSKGEATMSKFKGGRS, encoded by the coding sequence ATGAATATTTCTAGATCGTTTAAGCGTTTTTTTGATTTTTTGGTCGCATTGGTTTTGCTTGTGTTTTTGTTTCCTCTGCTTTTATTTATTGCCATGTGGGTTAAGCTCGATGTTGGCAAGGTTTTTTTTCGCCAAATCAGGCCGGGACTTAATGGTATCCCATTTGAGATGGTAAAATTTCAGACGATGGTGGATAGCCATGACTCAAGTGGCCGCTCCTTGCCTGATTCGGAGCGTCTAACAAAGCTGGGAATTTTTCTGCGCTCTACTAGCTTGGATGAGTTACCTGAGCTGTGGAATGTACTTCGAGGTCATATGAGTCTTGTTGGGCCTCGTCCACTGCTTATGGAATACTTGACCTTGTACGATAAAAAACAGTTTCGTCGTCATGAGGTGCGACCTGGGATAACTGGCTGGGCGCAAGTAAATGGCCGAAATGCGCTAAGCTGGGACGAGAGGTTTGAGCTGGATGTGTGGTATGTCGAGAATCAGTCATTCAAGCTTGACATGAAAATACTCCTACTTACCGTAAGGAAAGTGATAGCGCGAGAGGGTATCACTAGCAAAGGAGAGGCGACCATGTCGAAGTTTAAAGGGGGACGCTCTTGA
- a CDS encoding NeuD/PglB/VioB family sugar acetyltransferase translates to MKRLAILGASGHGKVVADTAENCGWRQIEFFDDAPQIQSKNDIWPISGGSEALYSRLLDFEGVVVAVGNNAVRHKLLMELQNAGAPLVSLLHPQAFVSRYALLEVGTVVFAGVQVNAGAHIGFGCILNTGCSVDHDCRLSTAVHISPGARLAGGVKVGEQSWIGIGSCVRQLVNIGRFVVVGAGAAVVDDVPDGLTVVGVPARQLVK, encoded by the coding sequence TTGAAACGATTGGCGATTCTCGGTGCTAGTGGTCATGGAAAGGTTGTTGCAGATACTGCTGAAAACTGCGGATGGCGCCAGATAGAGTTCTTTGATGATGCCCCTCAGATTCAAAGCAAAAATGATATTTGGCCCATAAGTGGTGGAAGTGAAGCTCTATATAGCCGGCTCCTCGATTTTGAAGGTGTAGTGGTGGCGGTAGGTAATAATGCTGTACGCCACAAGTTGCTTATGGAGCTTCAGAACGCTGGCGCGCCACTGGTTAGTTTGCTCCACCCCCAAGCTTTTGTAAGTCGCTATGCATTGCTTGAAGTGGGTACGGTTGTATTTGCTGGTGTGCAGGTAAACGCGGGTGCGCATATTGGATTTGGCTGTATTTTAAATACCGGATGCAGTGTGGATCATGACTGTCGATTGTCGACCGCAGTACATATAAGTCCAGGTGCTAGGTTGGCGGGTGGGGTTAAGGTTGGTGAGCAAAGTTGGATTGGGATTGGTTCTTGCGTTCGTCAACTCGTTAATATCGGTCGGTTTGTTGTCGTAGGGGCCGGAGCTGCTGTAGTCGATGATGTTCCTGACGGACTGACCGTTGTAGGTGTACCTGCACGTCAGCTAGTTAAGTGA
- a CDS encoding DegT/DnrJ/EryC1/StrS aminotransferase family protein — protein sequence MLNTSFSPWPSFSEEEADAVRDVILSNKVNYWTGQECREFEREFSAWAGTEYAIALANGTVALDLALKALEIGAGDEVVVTSRTFLASASAIVTAGAVPVFADIDRESQNITAESIGAVLTSRTKAVICVHLAGWPCDMDPIMELAEERGLFVIEDCAQAHGAMYKGRPVGSIGHIGAWSFCQDKIMTTGGEGGMVTTRDRNLWSKMWSYKDHGKSWDAVYERQHAPGFRWLHESFGTNWRMMEIQAVIGRIQLQRMAQWHELRKKNAQSIWRCASQLPALRVPSIPANIEHAAYKAYVFVEQEKLKAGWTRDRLLNEITSRGVPCYSGSCSEVYLEKAFEGTGWQPVARLPVAQELGETSLMFLVHPTLTESEIQKTCEVLSSVIRDATE from the coding sequence ATGCTGAATACGTCTTTTTCTCCGTGGCCCTCGTTCTCCGAAGAGGAAGCCGATGCTGTCCGTGATGTTATCCTATCTAATAAGGTTAACTATTGGACTGGTCAAGAGTGTCGCGAATTTGAAAGGGAGTTTTCGGCATGGGCTGGAACGGAGTATGCGATCGCCCTGGCCAATGGAACGGTCGCTCTCGATTTGGCTCTCAAGGCATTGGAAATTGGCGCGGGCGATGAAGTGGTTGTAACCTCGCGAACTTTCCTGGCGTCTGCGTCGGCAATTGTTACGGCGGGCGCTGTTCCGGTTTTTGCCGATATAGACCGCGAGTCGCAAAATATTACAGCTGAATCTATCGGGGCTGTTTTGACTTCACGGACGAAGGCTGTGATTTGCGTCCATCTGGCCGGATGGCCGTGCGATATGGATCCAATCATGGAACTCGCTGAAGAACGCGGGCTCTTTGTAATAGAGGATTGTGCCCAAGCGCACGGCGCAATGTACAAAGGGCGCCCTGTAGGCTCTATAGGACACATCGGGGCATGGTCGTTCTGTCAGGACAAGATCATGACTACCGGGGGCGAGGGCGGTATGGTTACGACCCGCGACCGCAACCTTTGGTCTAAGATGTGGTCATACAAGGATCATGGCAAGAGTTGGGACGCGGTCTACGAGCGGCAGCACGCTCCGGGATTTCGGTGGCTGCACGAAAGCTTCGGTACCAATTGGCGCATGATGGAGATCCAGGCCGTTATTGGGCGGATTCAATTGCAACGTATGGCTCAGTGGCATGAACTACGTAAAAAGAACGCCCAATCCATTTGGCGATGCGCGAGTCAATTGCCTGCTTTACGAGTTCCAAGTATTCCGGCAAACATCGAGCATGCTGCCTACAAAGCATATGTGTTTGTCGAGCAAGAAAAGCTAAAAGCTGGTTGGACACGAGACCGGCTTCTGAATGAAATCACCTCTCGCGGTGTCCCTTGTTACTCCGGATCCTGCTCTGAGGTCTACTTGGAAAAGGCGTTTGAAGGAACTGGTTGGCAGCCAGTTGCACGCTTACCCGTGGCTCAAGAGCTTGGTGAGACTAGCCTTATGTTCTTAGTCCATCCTACGCTTACAGAGAGCGAAATTCAGAAGACTTGTGAAGTATTGTCCAGTGTAATAAGAGACGCCACTGAATAA